DNA from Bos javanicus breed banteng chromosome 1, ARS-OSU_banteng_1.0, whole genome shotgun sequence:
agtgccaggaattgattcgtgggtacatcatactcgagttaagaggtggcaccctgaccaaaattaagtgacttcattttatgtctttactttctatgctctgactttgtaccttttagatgggcctgataacctatgtgagcttacttctgctgactccaaatatcctgagtctgccgttggatcctcaagacaatgtcttcctgtcctgggctcactcctatgctgcattccacaatcggtctaactgctgggtctgcggagcgctcccctcttcgtcagtggaaggcttcccgtggtggacatccccacttcaaggaaaagactttctccaagtctgtgaataccttcgacaacaatcacatgcgatgcctcttcgtcatctgatgacatctaccaaccctaaaatggactggtgcaacactttgtactctaactatggacataatgtgacttttaattttgattatacattgtctcggttcaatgactattttgctacatataaggtaaataggtctagatctaatggctttttacctgacgtttatcaaatatgggatgaggttacatggctaactcctgaaaaaagacgtttaatatctactgcctctatatgctgggaacaaacagagccgtccccaaaagttagccaacaacttaattaCAATGATTGGAAACAAATGGGATATTTGTCTCGGGAAACATGCAATGTAATCATTCCCGTGTTTTCCAATCCCAGTTCAGGTTCTCCCTTTGTCTGGCCAGGCACGAATtgggactggatatctcagtcgcgctggcttgctccaaacggaacttattggatatgtggctcttacctatgggcatggcttccccctggttggatagggagatgcaccctgggtctagcctttactcatggctttatattttcagagcttccagaaaagcctgctaatttaccccaccttagaactcggtgggcaaggtctgtattttattggtatgattatttggctgcagcgtttgttccctctttgggaactacagatgttatgttacgagtggatgctttgactaattttactcaacaggcattacaagattctcaaaaggctatttcagctcttaatgctgaacaagcacaaattagaaag
Protein-coding regions in this window:
- the LOC133249595 gene encoding endogenous retrovirus group PABLB member 1 Env polyprotein-like isoform X2, which gives rise to MGLITYVSLLLLTPNILSLPLDPQDNVFLSWAHSYAAFHNRSNCWVCGALPSSSVEGFPWWTSPLQGKDFLQVCEYLRQQSHAMPLRHLMTSTNPKMDWCNTLYSNYGHNVTFNFDYTLSRFNDYFATYKVNRSRSNGFLPDVYQIWDEVTWLTPEKRRLISTASICWEQTEPSPKVSQQLNYNDWKQMGYLSRETCNVIIPVFSNPSSGSPFVWPGTNWDWISQSRWLAPNGTYWICGSYLWAWLPPGWIGRCTLGLAFTHGFIFSELPEKPANLPHLRTRWARSVFYWYDYLAAAFVPSLGTTDVMLRVDALTNFTQQALQDSQKAISALNAEQAQIRKVVLQNRLALDILTAAQGGTCAIIHTQCCTYIPDMSTNVTHFTNHMNKMIRAMDTPEASIASLWKTLTNSPWWTTILITIILVVLFLLFAPCICNCITGFVSSRMKAFKLQMVAQTPATTVATSSYYLGPLDQISSI
- the LOC133249595 gene encoding endogenous retrovirus group PABLB member 1 Env polyprotein-like isoform X1; this translates as MEMSGLMGLITYVSLLLLTPNILSLPLDPQDNVFLSWAHSYAAFHNRSNCWVCGALPSSSVEGFPWWTSPLQGKDFLQVCEYLRQQSHAMPLRHLMTSTNPKMDWCNTLYSNYGHNVTFNFDYTLSRFNDYFATYKVNRSRSNGFLPDVYQIWDEVTWLTPEKRRLISTASICWEQTEPSPKVSQQLNYNDWKQMGYLSRETCNVIIPVFSNPSSGSPFVWPGTNWDWISQSRWLAPNGTYWICGSYLWAWLPPGWIGRCTLGLAFTHGFIFSELPEKPANLPHLRTRWARSVFYWYDYLAAAFVPSLGTTDVMLRVDALTNFTQQALQDSQKAISALNAEQAQIRKVVLQNRLALDILTAAQGGTCAIIHTQCCTYIPDMSTNVTHFTNHMNKMIRAMDTPEASIASLWKTLTNSPWWTTILITIILVVLFLLFAPCICNCITGFVSSRMKAFKLQMVAQTPATTVATSSYYLGPLDQISSI